In the genome of Desulfobacterales bacterium, the window GGACGGCGGCAGGATCGATTTGCGCGTGGATGATAAAGGAACCCCGAACTTTCTGGAGGTCAATCCCCTGGCAGGGCTTCATCCCCAGAACTCCGACCTTTGCATCCTTGCCAAAAAAGCTAAAATGACCTATACATCTCTTATCGGCGCTATCCTTTCATCTGCCATTAAACGCTATTTCCCCGTGCAAACAAAGGCGTAAAGCAGGCTGTGGTCATGTCTGAAAACATTATCGGCATTGTGTTTAACCTGCCGGCATCTGCCGGCACCCTTTTTTCTGAGTCCTCGCAAGACGTCCTGACCCAGGTTGAAGCCATCGAAGAATCCCTTGCCAGGCTAAACTATCCGTCGGTGCGAATTCCTTTTACCCGCGACATCGCCGCGTTTGTTCAGTCCGTAAAAGAGCATCAAATCAAAATGATATTTAACCTGTGTGAAACGGTGGATGAGGATGCAAACCTGTGCGGACATCCGGCGGCGGTTTTTGAACTTCTCGGCATTCCATTCACGGGGTCGCCTTCCACATCATTGATGCTGACAACCGACAAGCTCTTAACCAAACGGTTGCTGCGGGCCACCGGTATTTCAACACCGAACCATCTTGTTTACACCAATGCCGATTCACTCAATACGGCTGAATTAAAATTTCCGGTTATCATCAAACCGCAGTTTGAAGATGCCAGCGTCGGCATCACCCAGGAGTCTATCGTCACCGATAAGAAAATTCTCAAAAAAAGAACCGCGGATTTATACAGCCGCTTCGGGACCCTGCTGGTAGAGGAATATATCGCTGGTCGGGAATTTAATGTTTCCCTTTGGGGCCACCCGTCTGCCAGGCTCCTTCCCGTAGCGGAAATTGATTTCGTGGATTATCCTGACAGCACCTACCCGATCCTGGACTACAATGCCAAATGGGACAAATCTTCATTTGAATATCTTCACACGACCCGAAAATTTCCCGGGGATCTCTCTGTTTCCCTGCAACGCAAAATAGAAATGGCCGCCCATGTGTGCTTTCGCGTACTGATGCTGAGAGACTATGGCCGCATCGACATCCGGATGGGCGATCAGAAAAAATTCTATATCCTTGAAGTAAATGCCAATCCCTGCCTGAGCCCTGATGCCGGATTTGCCGCGGCGATTGAAAAGTCCGGCCTGAATTATGTCCAGATGGTAGAACGTTTTGTAGATTTTATGAAGAGAAGGTCCGCCCGCAATGTTGATACGGCCGCTTAATCCGAAGGACAGAAGTAAAATTCTCCCGATCCTTTGCCAGGGGGACACTTTCAACGAGGCCGAAGTCCAGGTGGCCATGGAACTCGTCGACGAAGTTCTGGACAATCCGTCAAACCGGGACTACCTTATCTATTCGGCTGTCTATCCCGCTGAAGCGTTTGCCGGCTATATCTGTTTCGGCCCCATCCCCATGACGGCCTACTGCTACGATCTTTATTGGATTGCGGTGGACAGTCAGCATTCAAAAAAAGGGGTTGGCAGCCGGCTGGTTGAATTTATGGAAGCAGCCATCCGGCGTAATAATGGAAAGCACATTTATGTGGATACATCTTCAACGCTTGCCTACGCACCGGCCAGGGCCTTTTACGAAAAACATGGCTACCGTCCCGTCTGCACGTTGAATGATTTTTTTAAAAATGGCGACCACAAGGTAATTTTTAGAAAAGAATTGTAACAACATAAGAAACCATCTCACCAACAGAAGTGGCAAAATGAAAGATCTCATTATTTCCTGTATCCAGTGCAATCGTTCCTTTGTTTTTGCTGTTAAAGATCAGGAACGCGCCCACGCCAGGGGATTCAGCAATCCCAAACGATGCCCGGAATGCCGTAACAAAAAAGAGCGAACGCTTGAACCAGAAACCGGCGGGCGGGATAAAAACAAGAAGAAGCCGCACCATCGCAAGTCTGAAAAGGACTTTAGAGAAGATTGACCCTTATACAGTCTTTACAACAGGCATGAGTGGCCATGATTCCAATTACCAACCATCCGCACGGGCACGCGTTGCCTCCCGGCAGTAATGGTTATTCCCTGCTGTGGTTCAAATTTGCCGGCGAAAGCTAGCCCCTCCGCCTTTCTCCAGTTCTATACGCATTTATCGCGCTTTCATCGTTTTTACTACCTAAGGAGGGCATCACATGTTCGAAGGAATGGTGGGCGGATTTAAACTCTTGCTGGACTGGCAGATCGTCTGGCTGATGATCTCTGCAACTTTTATCGGAAACTTTTTCGGCGCGGTCCCCGGGTTGGGCGGCAACCTGGCGCTGGCCCTGCTGATTCCATTTGTATTCGGGATGACACCCTTTGCAGGCCTTGCCTTCCTGCTGGCCATGCATTCGGTGGTGCACACCGGCGGCTCCATTCCGAGCATTCTTTTCGGCATTCCCGGAACCGGACCGACCGTTGCAACCATTATTGACGGCTTTCCCATGGCCCAGCAGGGCCGGGCCGGCGAAGCCATGGGCGCCCAGCTGGCGGCATCCGCGGTGGGCGGCGTTATCGGTGCGATAGTGCTGGCGATGCTGATTCCGGTGCTGCGGCCGATTACCCTGTCTTTTGGATCACCCGAAGTGTTCATGCTGATTGTTTTTGGCCTGACAACGATCGTGGTGGTCAGTCGCGAGTCCATGGCCAAGGGGTTTACCACCGCCCTGATGGGTCTGTTGCTGGGCATGGTCGGCCTGAGCCCCCATACCGGGGTGGGGCGTTTTACCTTTGATCAGCTC includes:
- a CDS encoding ATP-grasp domain-containing protein — its product is MSENIIGIVFNLPASAGTLFSESSQDVLTQVEAIEESLARLNYPSVRIPFTRDIAAFVQSVKEHQIKMIFNLCETVDEDANLCGHPAAVFELLGIPFTGSPSTSLMLTTDKLLTKRLLRATGISTPNHLVYTNADSLNTAELKFPVIIKPQFEDASVGITQESIVTDKKILKKRTADLYSRFGTLLVEEYIAGREFNVSLWGHPSARLLPVAEIDFVDYPDSTYPILDYNAKWDKSSFEYLHTTRKFPGDLSVSLQRKIEMAAHVCFRVLMLRDYGRIDIRMGDQKKFYILEVNANPCLSPDAGFAAAIEKSGLNYVQMVERFVDFMKRRSARNVDTAA
- a CDS encoding GNAT family N-acetyltransferase — encoded protein: MLIRPLNPKDRSKILPILCQGDTFNEAEVQVAMELVDEVLDNPSNRDYLIYSAVYPAEAFAGYICFGPIPMTAYCYDLYWIAVDSQHSKKGVGSRLVEFMEAAIRRNNGKHIYVDTSSTLAYAPARAFYEKHGYRPVCTLNDFFKNGDHKVIFRKEL
- a CDS encoding zinc-ribbon domain containing protein gives rise to the protein MKDLIISCIQCNRSFVFAVKDQERAHARGFSNPKRCPECRNKKERTLEPETGGRDKNKKKPHHRKSEKDFRED